The genomic region AACCGTGGGTACGGTTCGATTTCAGTGGATAGATTCTTTTCACGGGAATGATAGGTTAGATCGATGGATTGAGATCGTAAGATTTATAGAGGATACTCGCGATCGATCGATTTTACAACTCAGATAGGATTGCGAGATCTAGCATTTCTCATTCACAATAAAGTACGCGCAAACAATCTGTCATTCCGGTGACAACGGAGATCTCCCTCAATCTCCGTTGCTGAGTGAATCCAGAATATAGGGATAATTTTGATATTAGGATCGAAATCTATCCATTTGTTCAAGATAATCGAGGTCAATACCCGTGTTCGATCGCTTAACTCTTCGCACTCGTATTCTTTTGGGATATTCCATTCCCGTACTCCTATCGACGATCTCGGCTGGAGCTGTGTTTTTTAGCGTCCAAAATGTGAAGGATTCTTTAGATAGTTCCGAATTGGGTCAAGTCATCGTTAAAAATTCTGACTTAATTGCTTTAAATATTACCAGAATACAGCGTGCAGCCCGAGGATACTTAATTCAAAAAAATCCGGAAGTTATTGATGATTTTGAAACAAGTTTGTCTAAATTAAATCAATCTAAAGAAGTCTTGAAAAATATTGACACGATGATTCCGGAACAGCGAGCGAGGTTAGAGGGAATTCTTAAAATCTCCCAAGAAGTAATCGACTTCAATCAAGAATTGCTCGAATTGGCTCAAAACGGACAAGAAAAAGAAGCTCTAGACCTGTATCGATCGCAATTCCGGCAAAGCTTGAATGCTCAAATCGAAAACGCTCTCAATGAGTTTAATAGTGAAGAAGATAAACTTCAAGATCTCAAAAATGAGAACACTGTATCGAATTTAGAACGGTTGAGTATTTTAGTGTTAGCCAGTACGGCGATTGTGTTGGGGTTGGCGTTCGTTTCAGCTTGGGCGATCGCCAATCGAATTACAGAAACAATTAAAACCACCGCCACGACGATCGCCAGTTCTTCTCAAGAAATTGCCAGCACGATCGAACAGCAAGAACGGGTCTTGCAAGAACAAGCGACCGCCGTCAGCGAAACGACGACGACGATGGACGAACTCAATGCATCTTCCCATCAATCTGCAGACCGTTCGGAGACGATGCGCGATCGGGTCGAACAAATTTCCGATCGCATCGTCCATTTAACCGAACAGGTCAATCAAATCGAAAAAATTGCGACCTTAGTCAGCGATTTAGCCAATCAAACTAACATGCTCTCTCTTAATGCTGCTGTCGAAGCCGTTCGTGCGGGAGAACACGGAAAAGGCTTTTCTGTTGTTGCCACCGAAATTCGCAAACTCGCCGATCGCAGCAAGCAATCGGCAGAAAAAATTAGTGAATTAATCGTCGATATTCGCAATGCAACGAATTCGGCGGTTGTCATTAACGAAGATGGCGGACGCAGTGTGGAAAGTATTGTTTCTGCCGTGAACTATATTGCCGTCAATGCCCAACAAATTTCTTTAAGTTCCCAACAACAAGCCCTGGCTACTCAACAAGTGGTTTCTGCGATGAATAAACTGAATCAATCGGCGCAAGAAACGGCTTCGGGAATTGCCCAAACAAAAATAGGTATTCAACAACTCAATCAAGCAGCTATACGACTGAAAGAAGAAGTTTAATTGGAAGATCGGAGTGGCGATCGCCCCTCGATTCGGTTAAGTTTAGATGGGCCGATCGCCATTATCAATGCTTTGAAGTCCGTCAGGGGTTGGGTGACTTGGTGCGATCGAAGAAATGACAGGTTCGATGGGTGCAGCTCGCGACGATCGAAAACGCGATCGTTTCCCGAGTCGATCCGAGCGATTCTCCTCCGGAGAGCCTAGGTAAACGGATCGAGAATACCGGATACAAAAACAGGGAATCTAGCCGTTAGAAATCCTCCCCATTGAATTGACTTTTTCTTTATACGCAGTCAAATCTTCCCGAGTCAAATGTGTTAAACTCCATTCATTTAAGATATTTTCAGACCGGATCGAAGATCGAAGAGATGAAGAAAAACATACATTAGTTTTAAAGACGGCAATGTTTACAGGATCTGGGGACTCGATCGTAGTCCGATCGCGCGATCGAGCATAGATGTATTCCAACCGGGTTTAACAGGGTTTAATCGTCAAATTCATAGAGTAACGAGTAGGGATTGATGCTCAATTTAAAATTGAAAGGGCAAATTTTATCGGGATATGCAATTCCCATTTTGTTATTGAGCGCGATCGCGCCTCTAGTATTTGTCAATGCTCGCAATGTCAACCAACTGACCGACGCGATCGAGATCTCTCATGGGGTATCGGACTCGATGTCGGAAGCCACCCTCAATGCAATCCGAATGGAGCGATCGTTACGCGGTTATTTGGTCAATCAGAAGCCGCGCCATCGAGAAGGATTTGAAATCGGACTGAGCAGTTACAACCAAACGGTAAGAAACCTCGAAAATCAGATCGAAGCGCTTCGAGATCCCGAACAGAAACAGCGTTTTCAACGGTTCGTACAACTCGGCGAACAACTTGCAGCGACTCAGAACCAAATGCTCGCTTTGGTTCAAAATGACAATTTAAACGCCGCTTTACAAGCATTTGCGACGGACGAAAGTAGCGAAATTATTCGCAAGATGCAAGCGATTTACGACGAGTTTCTCGAACGCGAGCGCATTCGGCTCGCTCAGGGAAAAGAGCGTACCCACGACGCACTAGATTTTCTCAGTCTCCTGGCAATTTGGGGAACGCCGATCGCGATCGCGCTGTGTTTGTGGAGTGCGATTTATATTGCCGCTCGCGTGCGCGATCGCATCGAAGAGGCGGTGCGATCGATTTCCACGTCTTCTCACGAAATTGCGGCGACGGCACAACAGCAAGAGCGCAACGCCTCCCAACAATCGAGTTTCGTGCGTGAAACCACTACCTCCATGAACGAGTTGGATGCGTCCTCTAAAACCACTGCCGAACGGGCCGAAGAAGCGGCGCAAGGCGTCTTTCACATTCTCAAATTAGTCAGTGGCAAAACCCTCGACGGCGTTCGCGCCGGACTGGAGCCTGGGGATTCGTTCGATCGCGACGGCACGAATTTAGAAGGGAAAGTCAGCCAAATTGCGTTACAGATGGAGATTTTGAGGGAACAGCTCGGCCAAATCGATAAAATTGCCAATTTAGTGAGTAATTTAGCGGAACAAACGAATATGCTCGCGCTCAATGCGGCGGTGGAAGCCGTGCGCGCGGGAGAAGGAGGTAAAGGGTTTGGAATTGTAGCCAGTGAAATTCGCAAATTAGCCGATCGCTCCCGTAAATCGGCGGAGCAAATTAATACGTTAGTGCAGGATATTCAAAAAGCGACTCAAGCCACGGTGACGGCGACGAAAGAAGGGAATCAAACGGTAGAAGTCGTGGTCGGGGCGATCGATGAAATTGTCGGCAGTATTCAAGCGATTTCCGGCAATGCTCGGGAGCAGGCGATCGCCATTTCTCAAGTCGTGGAAGCCATGCACCGCTTAAATTTAGCCTCGGGAGAAACGGCCACTGGCATCGCTCAAGTACGAACGGGGACGCAACAGCTCAACACGGCTATTCTTGATTTGAAAAAGCTCGTTTAATTAGGTTTTATTTTCGATTAATTTTATTGAGTTTGAGCGATGAGTTTGAGCGATCGCAATGACCGCATTTCAATCCAGTTATTTTTTATTTGAACGATCCCTCATGTTAGTCAGAACCCAAAAATTACGAACGAAACTTTATTTCGGCTTTTTTGTAATTCCGGCAACAATTTTAGTCGGAATTAGTATTTATTCACTTTTATCTTTTTTTCGCATCGATCGCGAAGTCGGTCTCATTTACGACGATCGCATCGTTCCTTTACTCTTGCTCAAATCTGTCGAGCAAAGTTATGCGGTCGAGATTATCGATGCGGCCAATAAAGTGAATGAAGGAATCATGGGGCAGACCGAAGCTTTAGCGATTGTAGAAACTGCTCAAAATAATATTTCCGAAAAGTGGAGCGACTATACGGAGATCGAAGTAGAGGAGCGAGAACGGCAATTAATTAAAGAAGCCCGCGATCGCTTTGCGGTAGCCGACGTTCAAATCGAGCAACTAAAAGACAGTTTGAGCCGGGGCGATCGCGCTCGGATTGCCCAGTTAGACGGGGAACTATACCGGGCGATCGATCCGGTTTCCCAAACCTTGAGAGAACTCAGTGAAATTCAATTAGAAATGGCGGCGATCGAACGAAAGAAAGCAGGAAAAATCGTCAAACAAACGGTTTGGATTTACACGATTTTACTGGCGATCGCCGTCGTCGGCGCCTCTCCGTTCGGCTATGTTTTCAGTCAGTCGATCCTGTCCAAATTGCGAGAAACGGTGAATCGGGTCAGTCGCAGTTCTAGCGAGATCGCCGCCGCCGCCGAAGAACAGGAAAAAGTGGCCACCCAGCAAGCGAGTGCAGTCAATCAAACCACCAGCACCATTGAAGAGTTGAACGCTTCGTCACAACAATCGGCCCGCCAAGCTCAAGTCGCCCTCGATCGCGCCAAACAGGTTCTCATTCTGGTCGATAGTGCCAGCGTACACCACGAGGGGGTTCGAGATCGCGGCGAGGGACTGCGCCAGAAAGTCGATCGGATCGCCGAACAAACTGTCAGCTTGATGGAGCAGGTCCAAACGATCGATAAAATTGCGGATATGGTCAGCACTCTGGCCAATCAAACGAACGTCCTGGCTCTCAATGCCTCTGTAGAGGCGGTGCGCGCCGGAGGGGAGGGAAAAGGGTTTGGCGTAGTCGCCAGCGAAATCCGCAAACTCGCCGACGAAAGCCGCAAAGCTGCCGAACGGATCAATCAACTGGTCTCCGAGATCGAAAGTGCCACGGATCGGACGGTTCGCACGAGTGTGGAAGGAAAACAAACCGTCGGCATTATTGTCGAAGCTATCAATGAGATTGTGGTCAATTCCCAGCAAATTTCCCTGACTTCCAAACAGCAGGCGATCGCCCTCGATCAAGTCGTCACGGCAATGAGCAGTATCAATGCAGGGTCGAAGGAAACCGCAAGCGGGATCGCGCAAACGAAAGAAAGTACGCACAAGCTCAACGAGGCAGCGCGGACGTTAAGCTCGATGGTTTGAGAAGCCGTCCCCTGTAAGGATTCCCCGCTCCCAGTTCCCGACTCTCCCCTGGGCTATTGAGAATTTGCACCGAATTGGGCATAGTAGAGGCACTGAGCGATCGCGGACTCGACACCGGAAAGGCTCAGCGCCTCTACTATCACGGAAGATCGATCGGCGTGAAATTTATTCGTCCTCCGGGTCTCTTTCCCGACAAAAAAGCCAATCCCGAGCGATCGCAACCGACCGAGATCGAAACGAAAGGCTCGATCTGGCGCCGGGGTGCTGCCAGCGTGCTAGAAATTACCTTGCTCGTGGCCAGTGCCCTCGGCCCGTGGGGTGCGGGGGAATATCTGCGAACTCACGAGGCGGGGGGCGATCGCGTGCCGCTCCATCCGGTATTGGCCCGAGCTCAAGATGCGATCGCGCCAATTTTGGCGTTGCCGCGTCCTTGCGACGATCGCACGGGACGGTCCTGCGTGGAGCGCGTTCCCCCGGCGACGAATTTACTGTGGATGGCGGCGATCGTCGCTCCGGTGACCCTGGGAGCGTGGCAACTGTACGCTTTGGGCAAAACAGGTCAAACCTTGCCGAAACGCTGGTTTCGGGTGG from Oxynema aestuarii AP17 harbors:
- a CDS encoding methyl-accepting chemotaxis protein yields the protein MFDRLTLRTRILLGYSIPVLLSTISAGAVFFSVQNVKDSLDSSELGQVIVKNSDLIALNITRIQRAARGYLIQKNPEVIDDFETSLSKLNQSKEVLKNIDTMIPEQRARLEGILKISQEVIDFNQELLELAQNGQEKEALDLYRSQFRQSLNAQIENALNEFNSEEDKLQDLKNENTVSNLERLSILVLASTAIVLGLAFVSAWAIANRITETIKTTATTIASSSQEIASTIEQQERVLQEQATAVSETTTTMDELNASSHQSADRSETMRDRVEQISDRIVHLTEQVNQIEKIATLVSDLANQTNMLSLNAAVEAVRAGEHGKGFSVVATEIRKLADRSKQSAEKISELIVDIRNATNSAVVINEDGGRSVESIVSAVNYIAVNAQQISLSSQQQALATQQVVSAMNKLNQSAQETASGIAQTKIGIQQLNQAAIRLKEEV
- a CDS encoding methyl-accepting chemotaxis protein, with the protein product MLNLKLKGQILSGYAIPILLLSAIAPLVFVNARNVNQLTDAIEISHGVSDSMSEATLNAIRMERSLRGYLVNQKPRHREGFEIGLSSYNQTVRNLENQIEALRDPEQKQRFQRFVQLGEQLAATQNQMLALVQNDNLNAALQAFATDESSEIIRKMQAIYDEFLERERIRLAQGKERTHDALDFLSLLAIWGTPIAIALCLWSAIYIAARVRDRIEEAVRSISTSSHEIAATAQQQERNASQQSSFVRETTTSMNELDASSKTTAERAEEAAQGVFHILKLVSGKTLDGVRAGLEPGDSFDRDGTNLEGKVSQIALQMEILREQLGQIDKIANLVSNLAEQTNMLALNAAVEAVRAGEGGKGFGIVASEIRKLADRSRKSAEQINTLVQDIQKATQATVTATKEGNQTVEVVVGAIDEIVGSIQAISGNAREQAIAISQVVEAMHRLNLASGETATGIAQVRTGTQQLNTAILDLKKLV
- a CDS encoding HAMP domain-containing methyl-accepting chemotaxis protein — protein: MLVRTQKLRTKLYFGFFVIPATILVGISIYSLLSFFRIDREVGLIYDDRIVPLLLLKSVEQSYAVEIIDAANKVNEGIMGQTEALAIVETAQNNISEKWSDYTEIEVEERERQLIKEARDRFAVADVQIEQLKDSLSRGDRARIAQLDGELYRAIDPVSQTLRELSEIQLEMAAIERKKAGKIVKQTVWIYTILLAIAVVGASPFGYVFSQSILSKLRETVNRVSRSSSEIAAAAEEQEKVATQQASAVNQTTSTIEELNASSQQSARQAQVALDRAKQVLILVDSASVHHEGVRDRGEGLRQKVDRIAEQTVSLMEQVQTIDKIADMVSTLANQTNVLALNASVEAVRAGGEGKGFGVVASEIRKLADESRKAAERINQLVSEIESATDRTVRTSVEGKQTVGIIVEAINEIVVNSQQISLTSKQQAIALDQVVTAMSSINAGSKETASGIAQTKESTHKLNEAARTLSSMV